One Legionella hackeliae DNA segment encodes these proteins:
- a CDS encoding glycoside hydrolase family 5 protein, with product MKKYLLSLGFLALSQGVAALPVAQPTACVTSKFSAVGDQYWKTVTLKLTNNCGQVVDFQNTTVTFKSTTAVNTSFWGDFSPLPYPDNTLNIYSQNQTDGSFLATFNLHFPSYPGVDSKLPAGNSIQIKYGVSADNHVEGSTQVYLGSTIETGSLVLNNTSSKPNNVSQNYALIHLSMNGQTINTIQLPWASNVTVPGLASGDYSLSAETVSDSNGNSYQGNVQPSNFTVAANQVINATVSYTLVEQKGKITIAPQELPTELAGYTGNPSVLLTQSQTGNSMSQTLAWNTSTTITQLKEGGTYSLSTATINYNGFNCSPNFMPASVVANATTIPVSNLTYQCVQVNQRPVSLNVSGAPTTLTSLTITLTPNNNSAAVIQTIDLTNGAGSSTVSLTEGIIYTVSAETVAGYRIEFSPQPLTVTANATEIITLTAENTGTPVAVNGQLTVCGTKLCNVHGNPVQLKGMSTHGLQWYGLGTCITTQSLDALVNNFKANVIRLSMYVQEGGYETNPTKFTQEVSTLINEAYNRGIYVIVDWHMLDPGDPNYNLTRAKQFFSDIATTHKNKNNILYEIANEPNGVTWATIKNYANEIIPVIRAIDPKAPILIGTRAWSSLGVSDGQTYQEIVNNPVQFSNIMYTFHFYAASHRDNYLSALDNASQVLPIFVTEFGTQTFTGDGANDFVMSDRYMQLMANKKIGWTNWNYSDDFRSGAIWKTNTCSSGAFTDSNLKAAGVYIKNKIINP from the coding sequence TTGAAAAAATATCTATTGAGTTTAGGCTTCTTAGCCCTCAGTCAAGGGGTGGCAGCACTACCTGTTGCCCAACCAACCGCGTGTGTAACTTCAAAATTTTCAGCAGTTGGTGATCAATATTGGAAAACAGTGACTTTGAAATTGACTAATAATTGTGGACAGGTCGTTGATTTTCAAAACACTACTGTTACTTTTAAAAGCACTACAGCTGTCAATACCTCTTTTTGGGGTGATTTTTCGCCATTACCTTACCCTGATAATACTTTAAATATCTATTCGCAAAATCAAACCGATGGCAGTTTTTTAGCGACATTTAATTTGCATTTCCCATCTTATCCTGGCGTCGACTCCAAATTACCTGCTGGTAACTCTATACAAATTAAATATGGGGTCAGTGCGGATAATCATGTTGAGGGAAGTACTCAGGTTTACTTAGGCAGTACAATCGAAACAGGATCATTAGTATTAAATAATACCTCTAGTAAACCAAATAATGTCTCTCAAAATTATGCCCTTATTCATTTATCAATGAATGGGCAAACTATCAACACCATTCAATTACCCTGGGCATCGAACGTTACTGTGCCTGGATTAGCGTCAGGGGATTATAGTCTATCAGCGGAGACTGTCTCAGATAGCAATGGCAATAGTTATCAGGGAAATGTACAACCTAGTAATTTCACCGTCGCTGCCAATCAAGTGATTAATGCCACTGTGAGTTACACTCTTGTTGAGCAAAAAGGTAAAATTACCATTGCTCCGCAGGAACTACCTACCGAATTGGCAGGATATACGGGTAATCCTTCAGTGTTACTTACACAAAGCCAAACTGGAAACTCAATGTCCCAGACATTGGCTTGGAATACCTCAACCACCATAACTCAACTAAAAGAAGGCGGTACTTATAGCTTATCTACGGCAACAATCAACTACAATGGCTTTAACTGTAGCCCAAACTTCATGCCTGCCAGTGTGGTTGCGAATGCTACTACAATCCCAGTAAGCAATTTAACTTATCAGTGTGTGCAGGTTAATCAACGTCCTGTTTCGCTCAATGTCTCCGGAGCTCCAACCACTCTGACTTCATTGACAATTACGCTGACCCCGAATAACAACTCAGCAGCCGTAATTCAAACTATTGATTTAACGAATGGTGCAGGTTCAAGCACTGTTTCTCTGACCGAAGGTATAATTTACACGGTGTCCGCTGAAACCGTAGCAGGTTACCGCATTGAATTTTCACCTCAACCTTTAACAGTTACAGCAAATGCAACAGAAATTATAACACTTACCGCTGAAAATACTGGTACTCCTGTTGCAGTCAATGGTCAATTAACGGTGTGTGGTACAAAGCTTTGTAATGTCCATGGAAATCCTGTTCAACTAAAAGGCATGAGTACTCACGGCCTTCAATGGTATGGATTGGGTACGTGCATTACCACGCAGTCATTAGATGCACTCGTTAATAACTTTAAAGCCAATGTCATTCGACTTTCTATGTATGTACAGGAAGGTGGTTATGAAACCAATCCGACAAAATTCACTCAGGAAGTAAGTACCCTGATTAATGAGGCTTACAACCGTGGTATCTATGTCATTGTGGATTGGCATATGCTTGATCCAGGTGATCCAAACTACAACCTGACCAGAGCCAAGCAATTTTTTAGCGACATTGCTACCACTCATAAAAATAAGAACAACATCCTCTATGAAATTGCAAATGAACCCAATGGTGTAACGTGGGCGACTATCAAAAATTATGCAAATGAAATCATTCCTGTCATCAGAGCCATTGATCCCAAAGCACCTATTCTTATTGGTACACGGGCATGGAGTTCTCTTGGCGTTTCTGATGGTCAAACATATCAAGAAATCGTGAACAATCCTGTTCAATTCTCAAATATTATGTATACCTTCCATTTTTATGCTGCTTCTCATAGAGATAATTATTTAAGTGCATTAGACAATGCTTCTCAGGTATTGCCCATCTTTGTTACAGAGTTTGGCACACAAACTTTTACTGGTGATGGCGCAAATGATTTTGTCATGTCCGATCGCTATATGCAGCTTATGGCGAATAAGAAAATTGGCTGGACAAATTGGAACTACTCCGATGATTTTCGTTCTGGTGCAATTTGGAAAACAAATACTTGTTCAAGCGGAGCTTTTACAGATAGCAACTTAAAAGCAGCAGGCGTTTATATTAAAAATAAAATTATAAATCCCTAA